The following DNA comes from Chryseobacterium gallinarum.
GCTGTAGAGGCCATCCAGATGTTGGTGCCGGGAGCGGAAATATCAGGTTTGATACCTCCGTCGTCTCTTGGCCCTGCGTTGCTGTAGCTTGCTTTTACAACATCGGTTGATGTGGTATATCGGTTATTGTTGGAAGAGATTACATTGGTAGCCCCTACAACAATAATATTTTTTGCTAAAGAACCATAGCCGATACAATCATATCCCTGTGAGCAATTCGCTGCAGGAGCAGCACCGGCGGGATAAGGCGAAACACCGGTTGACGTAAAATAATAAGCGTTACTCGTTGTGCCATTATAACCCGGACCATAGGCGAAGTAATTACCTGCTGATTTTACAATGGTATAAGTAGGATTATTGTATACAATGGCATCATATTGTTTATCAGTAGTATAATAAGTTCCCATGAGGTCATAATTATTTCCTGAAATATAATTGCCATTCCAATACCATGCGTTGTAAGGATATCCGCTGGATGTGGTTCCGTATGTCCACCCTGGATTTACACCATACGAATGGTTGGAAATTTTAGGTTGTGCAATCAGGATTTTGCCAAAGATGTCTGTAGTTAAGCCTGAAGGTAAAGTCGTCTGGGCGAATCTGTAAGAATCCATTGTTGAATTAAGGGCAATACCTTTTGCGTTTCCTGATCCCGTGATATTTCCATTCTGGTCTCTGGTTTGTAACGGAGAGTCCATAGCGCCAAGAATACTGGCTACACCGGTAGAATGGCTGCTGTATTCATTGGTGTCTGTCTCCATATTCGTAATTCTGTTGGGAGCGTTGCTAAAAGCTATGTGAGGAGCATATATCCTTCCACCGTCGAATACAGTATATTTGATTCCCTCTCCTTTAAATGCCGTTGCAAGTCCAGTGATCCCTCCTGCGGTTGTTATGGCATCTACGTTATTGTTGAAGATTTGATTTTGATCATCAGTCTGATAAAAATTGGGAACATCCCCGCTGAAACCTGCAAGATTAGCTCTCATTTCCTGTATTAGCTTTTGTGTTTCAGGGCTTCTGTCACTGCCATATCTCCTGGCAACATAAGAGTCAAACCTTTCGTTGTTCTCTTTGTTTTGTCTTTCAAACTCTCTTTTTAATGCCTCATTGTTTTGTGCACTTATCAACGTAATGGCTAATGTGCTGATCAAAAGTAAATGTTTCTTCATTGTTGTTAGTAAAATATAAAAAAATGTAATGATCCAAATTTATATAAAATATTTAATTTATTGATTATTTTGATGGATATTTTATTTTCATTTACTTATTTAAATATAGATTCGATAATTTATCACTTGATATAGATTTAAATTTTAAATTCCATATATTTTGTTTTTTTGGAATTTTATTGATTGTTTGTATTGCTTCTATAAAGTAATATTTAGAAAAAATGAAGTAACTTTACATTCTCTTTCTATAAAAAGTTAGAAAATTATATGTATTTAATTTTTGACACAGAAACAACCGGTTTACCAAAAAATTTCAATGCACCGCTTTCGGATTCGGATAACTGGCCAAGAATGGTCCAGATAGCATGGCAGATTCATGATGATGATGGGAATTTAGTTGAAAACCAGGATTATATAATAAAACCTGAAGGGTATGATATTCCCTTTAATGCCGCCAGGATTCACGGGATTACTACGAAGATTGCCCATGAAGAAGGTAGAGATCTCCAGGAAGTATTGGAAGAATTTTCCAGGGCTCTTGAGAAGATCAGAGTAGTCTCAGGACATAATGTGGAGTTTGATTACAATATTGTAGGGGCGGAATTCTACAGAAAGAATTTAAAAGACAATTTACAGGAAAAGCCCAGAGCGGATACTATGATCTTAGGAACCGACTTCTGCCAGTTAGGCGGAGGAAAGGGAGGGAGATTTAAACCCCCGAAACTGGAGGAACTTTACGAAAAATTATACGGAAATAAATTTGATGAGGCCCATAACGCAGCAGCTGACGTAAATGCAACAGCAAGAGCGTTTTTCGAAATGGTCAGAATTGGAGTGGTTCCGGCTGATGTCCTGAAAATATCGGAAGATCAGCTGAGTTATTTCAAAAGCCTTTACCCGGATCCGATTAAACCTTTCAATATTGTTATCCGCAGACAGGTTGCCGATTTTCATAATAAGAAAAAACAGCAGGATTTCGGAAGTATTGATGAAATTGATCTTGGTAAATACTTCAATTTTGATAACCATAGTGTTTTCTCAACATTAACGGCGACTTCAAGCATTAATGACCTGATCAGGAAAGCTACTGAAGAGAATTTTCCGGCTGTTGGAATGGTGGACCTGGGAAATATGATGGGCGCCTTTAAGTTTGTGTCTGCAGTAGAAGCGGCCAATGGTGACAGAGCAAAGAAGCATAAAGAATATTTAGCGAAAAAGCAGGAAGCAGAAGAGAATGGTATAGAATTTAATGAAACAGAGCCTGTTTCAGAGCCCTTGATCCCTGTTGTGGGATGTGAGTTTTACATTTCAGACCGTTATGAGCAGAAGCAATTTACCAAAGATGACCCCGACAGAAGGACACAGGTGGTGCTTTTAGCTAAGGATTTTAACGGATATAAAAATTTAGCAAAGCTTTCGAGCATTGGTTTTCTGAAAGGATTTTATTTTGGTGTTCCCAGGGTGAGCCGTGAGCTGATAGCACAGTATAAAGAAGGGGTCATTGCTTTGACTTCAGGGATTCACGGAGATATTCCGGATGCTATTCTGAATACCGGTGAGCAGAAAGGAGAAGAGCTTTTCAAATGGTGGAAAGATACCTTTGGTGATGATTTCTATGTACAGCTTCAGAATCACAAACTGCCGGAAGAAGAACACCTGAATGAGGTGTTGCTATATTTTGCAGATAAATATGACGTTAAAATTTTAGCTCAGAATGAAACATTCTATACCAATAAAGACGACTCCAATATTCAGGATATTGTAAGTTGTATCAAAGACGGAGAAAAGCTTTCAACTCCTGTTGGTAAAGGTTTTGGTAAAAGAAGGGGGCTTGCTACAGGAGAGTATTATATCAAAAATTCCGATGAGATTAAAGAAGCATTCCTGGCATATCCTGATGCATTTGAAGCCTATGACGAATTTTTTGCAAAGTTTAAGCCTTATACGTTAAAAAGAGATGTGCTGCTTCCTAAATTTGATATTCCTGAAGAGTTTATCCATGCAGAAGATGAGGTAGACGGTGGAAAAAGAGGGGAAATGGCATACCTTACCCATTTGACTTATGAAGGAGCAAAACGAAGGTATGTGGATACGGGAATCACGGAAGAAATTAAGGAGCGACTTGACTTTGAATTGGAAGTAATTGCTAATACCGGATATCCGGGATATTTCCTTATTGTACAGGATTTTTGTAATGAAGCCCGTAAAATGGGAGTTTGGGTAGGTCCGGGAAGGGGATCTGCCGCGGGATCTGCAGTCGCTTACTGTATTGGGATTACCAATGTGGATCCTATTAAATACGATCTCCTTTTTGAGAGATTCCTGAATCCGGAAAGGATTTCTATGCCTGATATTGATATTGACTTTGATGATGAAGGAAGGGATAAAATTATCAAATGGGTAATTGATAAATATGGCCAGAATCAGGTAGCACAGATTATAACATACTCTGTTCTCGGAGGTAAATCTGCTATTAAAGATGCAGGGAGGGTGCTTGATGTCCCAATCCCTGATACCAATAATATTGCAAAGCTTATTCCTTCCACACCAGGAATGAATATCGCCAAAGCTTTGGCAAAATATGATAAACTGAAACCGGAGGAACAGATGCTTGTTGATGAAATGAGATATGTTCTGGATAGTCCTGGTGATGCCCGTCATGATGTGCTTGCAAGTGCGAAAAAAATGGAAGGTTGTATCAGGAATACCGGAATTCATGCCTGTGGTGTAATCATTACCCCGGAAGATGTGAGTAATCTGGTTCCGGTAACCATTGCTGCTAAAGATGCTGATATTCTGGTTTCTCAATTTGATAACTCGGTGGCGGAAAGTGCAGGTCTTCTGAAAATGGACTTTCTTGGTCTGAGGACCTTAACGATTATCAAAGACGCTTTGAAACTGGTGAAAGCAAGATATGGGATTGATATTGATCCGGATCTTATTCCATTGGATGATGCTAAGACTTACCAGCTGTTTAAAGAAGGAAGAACAATAGGGATTTTCCAATATGAAAGCCCCGGGATGCAGAAGTATATGAGGGAGCTTAAACCAACGGTTTTTGCCGATCTTATTGCCATGAACGCATTGTATCGTCCCGGTCCGATTAAATACATCCCGAACTTTATCAACAGGAAGCATGGAATTGAAGAAATTGTCTATGACCTGCCTGAAACCGAAGAGTATTTAAAAGAAACCTACGGAATTACCGTATATCAGGAGCAGGTAATGCTTCTGTCTCAAAAGCTGGCGAATTTTACAAAAGGTGAGGCAGATACCCTGAGAAAAGCTATGGGTAAAAAGCAGATTGATGTTCTTAACAAAATGTACCCGAAATTTATTGAAGGAGGACGTAAGAACAACCTGAACGAAGAAAGGCTGGAGAAAATCTGGAACGACTGGAAGGCCTTTGCAGAATATGCCTTTAATAAATCCCACTCCACTTGTTATGCATTTATCGCTTACCAGACGGCTTTCCTGAAGGCCAATTATCCTGCAGAATATATGGCGAGTGTAATGAGTAATAACATTAACAATACGGATTCAATCACTATGTTCATGGAAGACTGTAAAAGTATGGGAGTGGATGTTTTAGGTCCGGATGTAAATGAATCCCAATATAAATTTTCGGTAAACGAAAAAGGACAAATCCGCTTTGGCCTGGGAGCTATAAAAGGTATTGGTGAAGGGCCAAGTGAGGCTATTACCAGAGAAAGGGAAAATGGAAGATTTAAAAATGTCTATGATTTCTTTGAAAGGATTCTGCCTTCCCAAATGAATAAAAGAGTAGCGGAAAGTTTAGTGCTGGCAGGTGCTTTTGATGAATTAGGTTCCTTCCATAGAGGTCAGTATTTTGATATCGATATGAGCGGAAAAACAAACCTTGAAAGATTGATCAGATACGGACAAAGCTTCCAGGAGAGTAAAAATGAAATGGAAAATTCGCTGTTTGCTGACTTTGCCGAAGAAGTACAGATTGAACAGCCGAAATTAGCCCCTTGCCCTGAATGGCCGAATATGCACAAGCTTAATAAAGAAAAAGAAATTATCGGTTTCTACCTTTCCGCACACCCGTTGGATGAGTTTAAATACCAGTTTCAATTTATACAGGGACAGCTTTCTAAAAAGGCGGTTCTTGAAAAGGATAAAGAAGAAAAAGCAATTACTGATGAGGCTCCGGTTTTAGAGCAGGACGTACAAGATGAAACAATTGATCTTTCCGAAATTGTCTCCGATGAATTATCAGCGGGAGAGGAAGAGGTAATACAAGAAGTTGTTAAAAAAGCTGAGCCTAAAGGAAACTTCCTGTTTTTAAATCTTGATGAGGTGGATGCTTATAAAGAACAGGCTTTTTCCAATAAGCAGGAAGAATTGTTTGAAGAAAAAAAGAAAGATTGGAAAACACTTCAAAAGGAAAGAGAAAACGGAGGCGGCGGTAAAGAATATACTGTTGCAGGCTTGATTACCGAATATAGAGTTCAGGATGGCTTTAGAAGCGGTGAAAAAGTGGCTTTTGTTACGTTAGAAGATTATTCGGGATCTTATTCTTTCAGATTGGGTGACAGGGATTATATGAGATTGAAAGAAAAGCTGGAAGTTCAACGGTTTGTGATTTTTAAAATAAAATTTGCTCAGGTGAAGGACGGAAGGGTTTTTGTGAATGTAGTTGACGTAATAGAACTCCAGGAAGCCTTTGAAAGATTTGCTAAAAGTATTTCTCTGGTGATGGATGTAATGGATGTAAGGCCGGAAGACCTTGAATTTTTCAGGACGGTTCTGGAACGGAATAAAGGAAATCAGAAATTAAAATTCTTTATTAAAAATATTGATGATGATTCCCATATCGAAGTTCAGTCGATGAAGCATTCGGTAGATTTGAATGGAGATTTGATTAAAGAAATTCAATTATTAAATAAATACGAGTTTTATTTGAATTAAAAAATGAAATATAAATATCTGGAAAAGTGGCTTTTGCCACTTTTTTTTGTTATAATTTCTGAATTTTTTCAACTATTATTTTATGTTAAATAGGCAAACGGCTTTTATTTGATTTTTTATTTCAATTTCTTAACTATCTGAAATTTAATATCTTACAAAAAATCATCAATTGATGATAAATTATTAAAATTAAATATTTGTTTAATTTTAATTAATAATATGTTTATTTTATTGTTTTTAGTTTGTTAATTTTTAATAATTTTTTGGTTTAAGTTGAAATTTATTTACATTTATATTTCTAATTTTAACTTATTATTTTATGAAGAGATTATTACTATTATGTCTATTTTTAATAGCTTTCATTACAAATGCCCAGGTAACCCTGGGGAGTGGAACAACCCAGACTGGGTATGTTCCGATAGATGTCAACTTTGGATATAACTACACCCAGCAGATTGTAACCAAAAATGATATTAATGCCGTTGCTGCAGGTAATATTACCGGTTTAAAATTCTACCTTCCCAATAATGCTGATATTTCCAAATCAGTTGATTGGGTAGTGTATGTAGGGCATACTACTAAAACTTCTTTTTCAAGTAATTCCGATTGGGTTCCCGTATCAGGTTTGACTCAGGTTTTTGCCGGAACGATAAGTGCGGCAGGAGGAGAAGTAACTGTAAACTTCAGCTCACCTTTTGCTTATAATAATACAGATAACCTTCTGATTGCAATTGATGAGAATACCGCAGATTATACCGGAACAGCGAACAGGTTTTATACGTATTCGGGAACTTCCAATACATCACTTTATCTGAGAAGTGATGCAACAAATCCTGATCCTGCAACTCCAACTACAGGGGCAAGAACTGCGACAAAATCTGTAATGACTTTATTAGGACTTACGCCTGCGGTGGCACCTGGCTGTCCTGTCGTATCTGCTCCGGCGGCAGCTGCAACCAATGTTTCTGTATTACCTACAATTACCTGGGGTGCCGTGAATTATGCTTCCTCCTATAAAATTAGTATAGGGACCACACCCGGTGCATCAAATATTTTAAATATGCAGGACGTAGGAGTTGCCACTTCTTATACTTTAACCACTTCGCTTAGCTTTAACACCCAGTATTATTATACCGTGTATGCTGTGAATGCTGCAGGTGCTTCCACGGCATGTGCCGAAAGATCCTTCACAACAGCAAGCACATTGAGCTGCCCGGCCGTGAGTGCACCTACCACTGCCCAGATAGGCCTTCCTGTTAAAACTACCTTTTCATGGTCTGCTTCCAGTGGGGCATTGGGCTATAGGTTGAATATCGGAACTGCTCCGGGATCATACAATATTCTCAACAATTTCGATGTAGGGAATGTTACTACATATACACTTACTGCTGCACAACAGCTAAGTCCTACAACACAATATTATTATACCATAACAGCGTACAACGGAAGTGTTGTATCGACAGGTTGTACAGAAAGGAACTTTACCACTACGGTAGCAGCTCCGGCAAACGATGACTGTTCCGGTGCTGTAAGTTTAACAGTGAACCCATCATTTGCCTGTACGGCCAGCACTCCGGGTAACACACTGGGGTCAACAGAATCTATGGCAGCCGGAACTTGTAGCGGAAATCCAAATGATGATGTGTGGTATAAGTTTGTAGCAACTTCAGCCAGTCATATCATTGCCTTATCCAATATTGTTTCTACAGGAAGCACCAGTGGGGTTACTGACATGTATTTCCAGGTACTGTCCGGAAGTTGCGGAACTTTAACAAGTGTTTTATGCTCTGATCCTGAAATGAACATTGTGAGCGGCCTTACTCCTGGCGAAACGTATTATGTAAGAGTGTACACTTATTCATCTTCGATTACTGGCAATGCAAGTTTCAATATTTGTGTAAGCACACCTCCGCCGCCGCCAGTAAACGATGATTGTGCAAATGCTGTAACCGTTACAGTAAACCCGGACACGAACTGCGGAAATGTAACGTCCGGAACCACAGTAGGAGCTACCAGTTCGGGTGTTGCTCTTGGTACATGTTCAGGAACGGCAGATGATGATGTTTGGTATAAATTTACTGCGACAGCTGCTACCCATACCTTACAATTGAAAAATATTGTTTCTGCAGGAACATCATCTTCTACTTCATTATATTCACAGGTATTCAGCGGAGCTTGCGGGGCTTTGGTAAGCACCAAATGTATCAGCTCAAATACCAACCTTACTCTTTTAAGTGGTCTTACTCCGGGACAGACTTACTATGTGAGAGTTTATAATTATGAAGCGAACTCAGGAGCTAATTTTTATGCAAATACATTTGATATTTGTATAGGAACGATTCCGGCAGCTCCTGCCAATGACGATTGTTCAGGTGCTGTGGATTTACAGGTTAGCCAAACTTTAACCTGTGCTTCACCAACATCAGGAACTACTTTAGGAGCAACGGATTCCGGTCTGGCAGTAAGCCCTTGTACCGGTACGGCAGACGATGATGTCTGGTATAAATTTACTGCAACAAGTGCCAATCATGTTGTTATGCTTTCAGGAGTAGTAAGTGCAGGAAGCTCTTCATCTACAAGTTTATATACTCAAGTGTTCAGTGGGGTATGCGGAACCCTGACAAGTGTTAAATGTGGTACAACAGTCAATACATCACTTACAGGACTTACTCCGGGACAAATATATTATGTGAGGGTTTATAACTCAAATACCAATGGGACTTCATTATATGCTAATAACTTTAATATCTGTATCGGCACACCGCCACCGCCACCTGTAAACGATGACTGTGCTAATGCTACTTCTCTTACAGTAAGCAGTAATAATGTTATGAGCCCGGTAAACGGTACTACGGTAAGTGCTACTCAAAGTACTGGTGTTACTGCTCCTACATGTAGTGCAACAGGTATCAATGATGATGTATGGTATACATTTACAGCAACAGCTTCCACTCACCTGGTACATGTTTTATATACTGATAATGCCACAACTACACAGGTGTATTCGGGAACATGTGGTGCTTTAACGGCTATGACTTGCTTTGACGGTAATTATGGAAACTCTAATGTGTTGTTGCAAAACCTTATTGTGGGACAAACGTATTACGTAAGAGTATTCTCATCTACCAGTACAGCAACTACAGCATCTAATTTCCAGATTGCTGTCACTACACCTTCTGCGGTGTCTAATGATACATGCGATACCGCTACGGCAATTGCTTGTAACGGAACAGTACAGGGAGTAAATGCATTAGCTACTGATGATACTCTGCCTTCTTCAGCTTGCGGTGCTTCAAGCACAACGGCAACTTATAAAGGTGTTTGGTTTACGGTAACTGCTACAGAGAACGGGCCTATTACTGTAGATGCTTGTGGTACACAGTATGATGCTTACCTGAGAGTGT
Coding sequences within:
- a CDS encoding T9SS type A sorting domain-containing protein; this translates as MKRLLLLCLFLIAFITNAQVTLGSGTTQTGYVPIDVNFGYNYTQQIVTKNDINAVAAGNITGLKFYLPNNADISKSVDWVVYVGHTTKTSFSSNSDWVPVSGLTQVFAGTISAAGGEVTVNFSSPFAYNNTDNLLIAIDENTADYTGTANRFYTYSGTSNTSLYLRSDATNPDPATPTTGARTATKSVMTLLGLTPAVAPGCPVVSAPAAAATNVSVLPTITWGAVNYASSYKISIGTTPGASNILNMQDVGVATSYTLTTSLSFNTQYYYTVYAVNAAGASTACAERSFTTASTLSCPAVSAPTTAQIGLPVKTTFSWSASSGALGYRLNIGTAPGSYNILNNFDVGNVTTYTLTAAQQLSPTTQYYYTITAYNGSVVSTGCTERNFTTTVAAPANDDCSGAVSLTVNPSFACTASTPGNTLGSTESMAAGTCSGNPNDDVWYKFVATSASHIIALSNIVSTGSTSGVTDMYFQVLSGSCGTLTSVLCSDPEMNIVSGLTPGETYYVRVYTYSSSITGNASFNICVSTPPPPPVNDDCANAVTVTVNPDTNCGNVTSGTTVGATSSGVALGTCSGTADDDVWYKFTATAATHTLQLKNIVSAGTSSSTSLYSQVFSGACGALVSTKCISSNTNLTLLSGLTPGQTYYVRVYNYEANSGANFYANTFDICIGTIPAAPANDDCSGAVDLQVSQTLTCASPTSGTTLGATDSGLAVSPCTGTADDDVWYKFTATSANHVVMLSGVVSAGSSSSTSLYTQVFSGVCGTLTSVKCGTTVNTSLTGLTPGQIYYVRVYNSNTNGTSLYANNFNICIGTPPPPPVNDDCANATSLTVSSNNVMSPVNGTTVSATQSTGVTAPTCSATGINDDVWYTFTATASTHLVHVLYTDNATTTQVYSGTCGALTAMTCFDGNYGNSNVLLQNLIVGQTYYVRVFSSTSTATTASNFQIAVTTPSAVSNDTCDTATAIACNGTVQGVNALATDDTLPSSACGASSTTATYKGVWFTVTATENGPITVDACGTQYDAYLRVYTGACGSLTCFSDTSGVGYADSGCSVTLNNAPTLTFTGVAGTTYYILLTGYTSARIGNYSVSVTQGCAGLATAEVEKKKNEIKAYPNPFTDVLSISDAAKVKSVSIVDASGRVAKIIENPSSALHLEDLRQGMYLVVLNMKDGSKQTIKAIKK
- the dnaE gene encoding DNA polymerase III subunit alpha produces the protein MYLIFDTETTGLPKNFNAPLSDSDNWPRMVQIAWQIHDDDGNLVENQDYIIKPEGYDIPFNAARIHGITTKIAHEEGRDLQEVLEEFSRALEKIRVVSGHNVEFDYNIVGAEFYRKNLKDNLQEKPRADTMILGTDFCQLGGGKGGRFKPPKLEELYEKLYGNKFDEAHNAAADVNATARAFFEMVRIGVVPADVLKISEDQLSYFKSLYPDPIKPFNIVIRRQVADFHNKKKQQDFGSIDEIDLGKYFNFDNHSVFSTLTATSSINDLIRKATEENFPAVGMVDLGNMMGAFKFVSAVEAANGDRAKKHKEYLAKKQEAEENGIEFNETEPVSEPLIPVVGCEFYISDRYEQKQFTKDDPDRRTQVVLLAKDFNGYKNLAKLSSIGFLKGFYFGVPRVSRELIAQYKEGVIALTSGIHGDIPDAILNTGEQKGEELFKWWKDTFGDDFYVQLQNHKLPEEEHLNEVLLYFADKYDVKILAQNETFYTNKDDSNIQDIVSCIKDGEKLSTPVGKGFGKRRGLATGEYYIKNSDEIKEAFLAYPDAFEAYDEFFAKFKPYTLKRDVLLPKFDIPEEFIHAEDEVDGGKRGEMAYLTHLTYEGAKRRYVDTGITEEIKERLDFELEVIANTGYPGYFLIVQDFCNEARKMGVWVGPGRGSAAGSAVAYCIGITNVDPIKYDLLFERFLNPERISMPDIDIDFDDEGRDKIIKWVIDKYGQNQVAQIITYSVLGGKSAIKDAGRVLDVPIPDTNNIAKLIPSTPGMNIAKALAKYDKLKPEEQMLVDEMRYVLDSPGDARHDVLASAKKMEGCIRNTGIHACGVIITPEDVSNLVPVTIAAKDADILVSQFDNSVAESAGLLKMDFLGLRTLTIIKDALKLVKARYGIDIDPDLIPLDDAKTYQLFKEGRTIGIFQYESPGMQKYMRELKPTVFADLIAMNALYRPGPIKYIPNFINRKHGIEEIVYDLPETEEYLKETYGITVYQEQVMLLSQKLANFTKGEADTLRKAMGKKQIDVLNKMYPKFIEGGRKNNLNEERLEKIWNDWKAFAEYAFNKSHSTCYAFIAYQTAFLKANYPAEYMASVMSNNINNTDSITMFMEDCKSMGVDVLGPDVNESQYKFSVNEKGQIRFGLGAIKGIGEGPSEAITRERENGRFKNVYDFFERILPSQMNKRVAESLVLAGAFDELGSFHRGQYFDIDMSGKTNLERLIRYGQSFQESKNEMENSLFADFAEEVQIEQPKLAPCPEWPNMHKLNKEKEIIGFYLSAHPLDEFKYQFQFIQGQLSKKAVLEKDKEEKAITDEAPVLEQDVQDETIDLSEIVSDELSAGEEEVIQEVVKKAEPKGNFLFLNLDEVDAYKEQAFSNKQEELFEEKKKDWKTLQKERENGGGGKEYTVAGLITEYRVQDGFRSGEKVAFVTLEDYSGSYSFRLGDRDYMRLKEKLEVQRFVIFKIKFAQVKDGRVFVNVVDVIELQEAFERFAKSISLVMDVMDVRPEDLEFFRTVLERNKGNQKLKFFIKNIDDDSHIEVQSMKHSVDLNGDLIKEIQLLNKYEFYLN
- a CDS encoding S8 family peptidase; translation: MKKHLLLISTLAITLISAQNNEALKREFERQNKENNERFDSYVARRYGSDRSPETQKLIQEMRANLAGFSGDVPNFYQTDDQNQIFNNNVDAITTAGGITGLATAFKGEGIKYTVFDGGRIYAPHIAFSNAPNRITNMETDTNEYSSHSTGVASILGAMDSPLQTRDQNGNITGSGNAKGIALNSTMDSYRFAQTTLPSGLTTDIFGKILIAQPKISNHSYGVNPGWTYGTTSSGYPYNAWYWNGNYISGNNYDLMGTYYTTDKQYDAIVYNNPTYTIVKSAGNYFAYGPGYNGTTSNAYYFTSTGVSPYPAGAAPAANCSQGYDCIGYGSLAKNIIVVGATNVISSNNNRYTTSTDVVKASYSNAGPRDDGGIKPDISAPGTNIWMASTAEDTTGSTTWQINSGTSMAAPQVAGIIGLWMQIYKSLFNNAELNAAASKTLMVHSALEAGNIGPDPWYGWGFINAKKGAELLVGKSNNTVIFNNETLNNGTVNTKTIKASGSEPLKVTLSWIDPEFTVSNQWSELYNNRNSRLINDLDVRIINTTTNTTYFPWKLDANSPMTPATKGDNIVDNVEQVVIDNPTPGTVYRIEVSHKATLKNNAVPAVTAPQDYSILITGFNEVLGTQETGFGALNGIAIAPSITKDITHILKAPKKSTFSIYDLSGKKLQSGTINNDKEPVDLSSYTKGIYIIEIKTNKEVISKKVIKE